A region of Vespula vulgaris chromosome 1, iyVesVulg1.1, whole genome shotgun sequence DNA encodes the following proteins:
- the LOC127069041 gene encoding C-factor isoform X1, producing the protein MKSILITGSNRGLGLGLVKHLVQLPKPPENIFATCRDVNKATELKELAEKSRNVHIIEIDLTDTSNYKKIVNTVREKVGSAGLNVLFNNAGISQKFTRLAMVKEENLTNTLFINTVAPIMLAKTLLPLLKIAAKNNEIGKGMNINRAAIINMTSILGSIAQNDQGGFYSYRCSKAALNAATKSMSIDLKDEGILVVCLHPGWVRTDMGGNNAPLDIDTSVSSILNVMETLSEKHTGSFLQYNGTTLPW; encoded by the exons atgaaatcgattttaataacCGGTAGTAATCGTGGCCTGGGTCTTGGACTAGTGAAGCACCTCGTACAATTACCCAAACCaccagaaaatatttttgcaacTTGTCGAGACGTGAACAAAGCGACG GAACTGAAAGAACTTGCTGAGAAATCAAGAAACGTTCATATCATTGAAATAG actTAACTGACACaagcaattataaaaaaatagtaaatacCGTCAGAGAAAAAGTAGGATCAGCAGGACTCaatgttctttttaataatgctGGGATTTCACAAAAATTTACACGACTTGCTATGGTTAAAGAGGAAAATCTGAcaaatactctttttattaatacagtAGCTCCAATTATGTTGGCAAAG acgCTTCTACCATTATTAAAGATTGCTGCTAAAAATAATGAGATTGGAAAAGGTATGAATATAAACAGAGCTGCTATTATCAATATGACTTCAATCCTTGGCAGTATTGCACAAAATGATCAAGGAGGTTTTTATTCATATAGATGTAGTAAG gcAGCTCTTAATGCTGCAACAAAATCTATGAGTATAGATTTGAAAGATGAAGGGATATTAGTCGTTTGTTTGCACCCTGGATGGGTGCGTACCGATATGGGAGGAAATAATGCACCCTTGGACATTGATACCAGTGTTTCTAGCATTTTAAATGTTATGGAAACACTTTCAGAAAAACATACTGGTTCTTTTCTTCAATACAATGGTACAACTTTACCATGGTAA
- the LOC127069041 gene encoding C-factor isoform X3 — translation MELKELAEKSRNVHIIEIDLTDTSNYKKIVNTVREKVGSAGLNVLFNNAGISQKFTRLAMVKEENLTNTLFINTVAPIMLAKTLLPLLKIAAKNNEIGKGMNINRAAIINMTSILGSIAQNDQGGFYSYRCSKAALNAATKSMSIDLKDEGILVVCLHPGWVRTDMGGNNAPLDIDTSVSSILNVMETLSEKHTGSFLQYNGTTLPW, via the exons ATG GAACTGAAAGAACTTGCTGAGAAATCAAGAAACGTTCATATCATTGAAATAG actTAACTGACACaagcaattataaaaaaatagtaaatacCGTCAGAGAAAAAGTAGGATCAGCAGGACTCaatgttctttttaataatgctGGGATTTCACAAAAATTTACACGACTTGCTATGGTTAAAGAGGAAAATCTGAcaaatactctttttattaatacagtAGCTCCAATTATGTTGGCAAAG acgCTTCTACCATTATTAAAGATTGCTGCTAAAAATAATGAGATTGGAAAAGGTATGAATATAAACAGAGCTGCTATTATCAATATGACTTCAATCCTTGGCAGTATTGCACAAAATGATCAAGGAGGTTTTTATTCATATAGATGTAGTAAG gcAGCTCTTAATGCTGCAACAAAATCTATGAGTATAGATTTGAAAGATGAAGGGATATTAGTCGTTTGTTTGCACCCTGGATGGGTGCGTACCGATATGGGAGGAAATAATGCACCCTTGGACATTGATACCAGTGTTTCTAGCATTTTAAATGTTATGGAAACACTTTCAGAAAAACATACTGGTTCTTTTCTTCAATACAATGGTACAACTTTACCATGGTAA
- the LOC127069041 gene encoding C-factor isoform X2, giving the protein MTELKELAEKSRNVHIIEIDLTDTSNYKKIVNTVREKVGSAGLNVLFNNAGISQKFTRLAMVKEENLTNTLFINTVAPIMLAKTLLPLLKIAAKNNEIGKGMNINRAAIINMTSILGSIAQNDQGGFYSYRCSKAALNAATKSMSIDLKDEGILVVCLHPGWVRTDMGGNNAPLDIDTSVSSILNVMETLSEKHTGSFLQYNGTTLPW; this is encoded by the exons ATGACT GAACTGAAAGAACTTGCTGAGAAATCAAGAAACGTTCATATCATTGAAATAG actTAACTGACACaagcaattataaaaaaatagtaaatacCGTCAGAGAAAAAGTAGGATCAGCAGGACTCaatgttctttttaataatgctGGGATTTCACAAAAATTTACACGACTTGCTATGGTTAAAGAGGAAAATCTGAcaaatactctttttattaatacagtAGCTCCAATTATGTTGGCAAAG acgCTTCTACCATTATTAAAGATTGCTGCTAAAAATAATGAGATTGGAAAAGGTATGAATATAAACAGAGCTGCTATTATCAATATGACTTCAATCCTTGGCAGTATTGCACAAAATGATCAAGGAGGTTTTTATTCATATAGATGTAGTAAG gcAGCTCTTAATGCTGCAACAAAATCTATGAGTATAGATTTGAAAGATGAAGGGATATTAGTCGTTTGTTTGCACCCTGGATGGGTGCGTACCGATATGGGAGGAAATAATGCACCCTTGGACATTGATACCAGTGTTTCTAGCATTTTAAATGTTATGGAAACACTTTCAGAAAAACATACTGGTTCTTTTCTTCAATACAATGGTACAACTTTACCATGGTAA